A genomic window from Terrirubrum flagellatum includes:
- a CDS encoding FAD-dependent oxidoreductase codes for MRPDIVVIGGGTVGAAIAYGLARRREKVLLLDGDDGDFRAAHANFGLVWLQGKGLGMPAYQALTRSGIAAWRGFADALESEGQTDLQYERNGGLAFCLGETGFEKRRFDLLRLHNQRADGEADWEMIDRPALERLLPDIALGPEVAGASFGRRDGHVNPLRLLAALHEGVPRHGGASRRRSRVFGVKPDGAGFRIRLETEELTTPRVVIAAGLGSQELAQQVGLDAPLRPERGQVLVTERFAPFLPLPASGLRQTGDGTIMIGATKEDAGLDVSATIESGARLSSNALRIIPALRNAKLVRQWAGLRIMTPDSYPVYAQSEGHPGAFVAICHSGVTLAAFHAEALAGAIAEGVLPDAFSPFHPRRFDVPKAA; via the coding sequence ATGCGACCAGACATCGTGGTCATTGGCGGCGGCACGGTAGGCGCGGCCATCGCTTATGGCCTCGCCAGACGCCGGGAGAAGGTGCTGCTGCTCGACGGCGATGACGGCGACTTCCGCGCCGCGCATGCGAATTTCGGCCTCGTCTGGTTGCAGGGCAAAGGGCTCGGGATGCCGGCCTATCAGGCCCTGACGCGCAGCGGCATTGCGGCGTGGCGCGGCTTCGCCGATGCGCTCGAAAGCGAAGGCCAGACCGACCTTCAATATGAGCGGAATGGCGGCCTCGCCTTCTGCCTTGGTGAAACGGGATTCGAGAAGCGTCGCTTCGATCTCCTGCGGCTGCATAACCAGCGCGCAGACGGCGAAGCTGATTGGGAGATGATCGATCGCCCGGCGCTCGAAAGGCTTTTGCCTGATATCGCTCTCGGGCCGGAGGTCGCGGGAGCCAGCTTCGGTCGGCGCGACGGTCATGTGAATCCGCTGCGGCTGCTGGCCGCTCTGCATGAAGGCGTTCCGCGTCACGGCGGCGCGTCTCGTCGTCGGTCGCGCGTGTTCGGGGTCAAGCCTGATGGAGCGGGCTTCCGCATTAGATTGGAAACAGAAGAGCTGACGACGCCGCGCGTCGTCATCGCCGCCGGGCTTGGCTCGCAGGAACTTGCGCAGCAGGTTGGACTTGACGCGCCGCTGCGTCCGGAGCGCGGTCAGGTGCTTGTCACTGAAAGATTCGCGCCCTTTCTCCCGCTTCCCGCAAGCGGTCTGCGGCAGACGGGCGACGGCACCATCATGATCGGCGCGACGAAGGAAGATGCGGGCCTCGACGTTTCCGCGACAATTGAGTCAGGCGCGCGCCTCAGCAGCAATGCGCTGCGGATTATCCCGGCGCTGCGCAACGCCAAGCTCGTGCGGCAATGGGCCGGCTTGAGAATCATGACGCCCGACAGTTATCCTGTCTATGCGCAATCGGAAGGCCATCCCGGCGCATTCGTCGCGATCTGCCATTCGGGGGTGACGCTCGCCGCCTTCCATGCCGAGGCTCTTGCCGGGGCGATCGCTGAAGGCGTCCTGCCGGATGCTTTTTCACCCTTCCATCCGAGACGTTTTGATGTTCCGAAAGCTGCATGA
- a CDS encoding LysR substrate-binding domain-containing protein encodes MARRLNLRQVEAFKAVIEFGTVSRAAEMMNISQPAMSKLIAHLEEDTGLRLFERVKGRLAPTRRGMRLYEEIDRIFAGVRQVENAVDAIRRDEQSRLLIGVMPALSGSFIQQATSRFLAKQPRVFCSIQSRSSQWVADGLVTRKLDVGLIIAPIDNPYIVAEPLMAHPIVCILPLTHPLAAKEVITPHDLEGVPFVSFDPESHTSRRAGQALEAHGVAPDIVMIANVSQTLCEFVAAGVGVSLVHPLIVGGLRDKLAIRRFEPAVQLDFQLCRIRDSRNARLVDAFLESAREAAAEISRTILTSG; translated from the coding sequence GTGGCGCGGCGGCTGAACCTGAGGCAGGTCGAGGCTTTCAAGGCGGTCATTGAATTCGGCACGGTCAGCAGGGCGGCCGAGATGATGAACATCTCGCAGCCGGCGATGAGCAAGCTGATCGCCCATCTCGAAGAGGATACCGGCCTTCGCCTGTTCGAGCGCGTGAAGGGGCGTCTCGCGCCGACGCGGCGCGGCATGCGCCTCTACGAAGAGATCGACCGGATATTCGCCGGCGTGCGGCAGGTGGAGAACGCGGTGGATGCGATCCGCCGCGACGAACAAAGCCGATTGCTGATCGGCGTGATGCCAGCGCTCTCGGGCTCGTTCATTCAGCAGGCGACATCGCGCTTTCTCGCGAAGCAGCCGCGCGTGTTCTGCTCAATCCAGTCGCGCAGCTCGCAATGGGTCGCGGATGGACTCGTCACCCGGAAGCTCGATGTCGGACTGATCATCGCGCCGATCGACAACCCCTATATCGTCGCCGAGCCGCTGATGGCGCATCCCATCGTGTGCATCCTGCCCCTGACGCATCCGCTGGCGGCGAAGGAGGTCATTACGCCGCACGATCTCGAAGGCGTTCCGTTCGTCTCATTCGATCCGGAAAGCCATACGAGCCGTCGCGCCGGCCAGGCGCTCGAGGCCCATGGCGTCGCGCCCGATATCGTCATGATCGCGAATGTCTCGCAAACTCTCTGCGAATTTGTCGCCGCAGGCGTCGGCGTTTCTCTCGTTCATCCGCTGATCGTCGGCGGATTGAGGGACAAGCTCGCGATCCGCCGGTTCGAGCCCGCGGTTCAACTCGATTTTCAGCTTTGCCGGATTCGCGACAGTCGCAACGCCCGGCTTGTCGATGCGTTTCTTGAAAGCGCGAGAGAGGCGGCGGCGGAGATTTCGCGGACGATCCTCACATCCGGCTGA